One region of Chryseobacterium sp. SORGH_AS_0447 genomic DNA includes:
- the mraY gene encoding phospho-N-acetylmuramoyl-pentapeptide-transferase: protein MLYYLYEYLTQHGIHVPGLGLLRYISFRAGMAVLFSLTIALVFGKRIINYLRAKQMGELVRDLGLDGQKQKEGTPTMGGLIIILATLIPVLLFTRITNVYIVLLIVSVIWMGAIGFLDDYLKKIKKNKDGLSGKFKIVGQVGLGMIVGVTMYFHADVTVKRKYSDAKVVNRNNVEQNFMPTEKITVSTVPFAKNNEFDYSGILFWMNDKDAHEWAWVVFIPIVIFIVTAVSNGANITDGIDGLAAGTSTVILLALGLFAYLSGNIIFADYLNIMFLPNMGETTIFVVAMVGAVIGFFWYNTYPAQVFMGDTGSLMLGGVIAVLAIILRKELMIPVLCGIFLIENISVMLQVVVFKYRKRKFGLEYAQNNRLFRMSPLHHHYQKGGFHESKIVNRMIIIGVMLAIVCLITLKMR from the coding sequence ATGTTATATTATCTATACGAATATCTAACCCAACACGGCATCCATGTTCCAGGACTGGGACTGCTGAGATACATCTCGTTCCGTGCCGGAATGGCGGTTCTGTTTTCCCTGACCATCGCTCTTGTATTTGGTAAGAGAATCATCAACTACCTGCGGGCAAAACAAATGGGTGAGCTGGTTCGTGATCTTGGACTGGACGGACAGAAACAGAAAGAAGGAACCCCTACCATGGGAGGCCTTATTATCATTCTGGCGACGTTAATTCCGGTTCTGCTTTTCACAAGAATTACCAATGTCTATATCGTTCTTCTGATTGTGTCGGTCATCTGGATGGGGGCGATCGGTTTCCTGGATGATTATCTGAAGAAGATTAAAAAAAATAAAGACGGCCTGAGCGGTAAATTCAAAATCGTAGGACAGGTCGGCCTGGGAATGATTGTCGGAGTTACCATGTATTTCCACGCTGATGTTACGGTAAAAAGAAAATACTCGGATGCCAAAGTGGTAAACAGAAATAATGTGGAGCAAAATTTTATGCCTACTGAAAAAATCACGGTTTCCACAGTTCCTTTTGCTAAAAACAACGAATTCGATTACAGCGGGATACTCTTCTGGATGAATGATAAAGATGCCCACGAATGGGCCTGGGTGGTTTTCATCCCGATCGTTATTTTTATTGTAACGGCCGTATCCAACGGAGCCAACATCACCGATGGGATTGATGGCCTTGCCGCAGGAACCAGTACCGTCATTTTATTGGCACTCGGCCTGTTTGCTTACCTCTCCGGAAACATCATTTTTGCAGACTATCTGAACATTATGTTCCTTCCGAACATGGGAGAAACCACCATTTTCGTAGTGGCCATGGTAGGAGCCGTGATCGGATTCTTCTGGTACAATACCTACCCTGCCCAGGTTTTTATGGGCGATACCGGAAGTCTCATGCTAGGCGGTGTCATTGCCGTTTTAGCAATTATTTTAAGAAAAGAACTGATGATCCCTGTGCTGTGCGGAATTTTCTTAATTGAAAATATTTCCGTGATGCTTCAGGTGGTTGTATTCAAATACAGAAAAAGAAAATTCGGGCTGGAATATGCCCAGAACAACAGGCTGTTCAGGATGTCCCCTTTGCATCACCATTATCAGA
- a CDS encoding UDP-N-acetylmuramoyl-L-alanyl-D-glutamate--2,6-diaminopimelate ligase, translating into MQLNELLKRIPVLEILGNDSQEVSDLVFDSRKVTENSLYIAVRGTVVDGHSFIASSVEKGATAIVCEEFPENPDENITYVKVKDSSKTLGQLASNFYGNPSEKLKLIGVTGTNGKTSVSTLLFDVFKNLGYDSALLSTVEIRIADQVIPATHTTPDIITINKILAQAVEEGCEFAFMEVSSHGIAQNRIEGLHFKIAGFTNLTHDHLDYHKTFDEYLKTKKRFFDELDHTAVAITNVDDKNGNVMLQNTKAAKKSYALKTMADYHGKLLEVDFNGMLLNFNGKEFWTTLTGKFNVYNLLLVFGIAAELGFEQEKILQAISQLKRVSGRFETFKSDGGIFFIVDYAHTPDALENILDSINDIRTKNERLITVFGCGGDRDHAKRPEMGNIATKKSTLAIITSDNPRTEDPAAIIKEIEAGVEPQNFSKYTSIPDRKEAIKMAIKFAEPKDIVLVAGKGHENYQEINGVKHHFDDKETINELWKLMSK; encoded by the coding sequence ATGCAGCTAAATGAATTATTAAAAAGAATACCGGTATTAGAGATCCTTGGCAATGACAGTCAGGAAGTTTCCGACCTGGTTTTCGACAGCAGAAAGGTTACGGAAAACTCCTTATACATTGCGGTGAGGGGAACCGTTGTGGACGGACATTCATTTATTGCATCATCGGTAGAAAAAGGAGCAACAGCTATTGTCTGTGAAGAATTTCCTGAAAATCCGGATGAGAACATCACCTATGTGAAAGTAAAAGATTCATCCAAAACTTTAGGCCAGCTGGCCTCCAACTTCTATGGGAATCCTTCCGAAAAGTTAAAATTAATCGGTGTTACCGGAACCAATGGGAAAACTTCGGTTTCCACACTGCTTTTCGATGTCTTTAAAAATCTGGGGTATGATTCAGCCTTATTGTCTACCGTGGAAATCAGAATTGCCGACCAGGTGATTCCGGCAACCCACACCACTCCGGATATCATTACCATCAATAAAATCCTGGCCCAGGCTGTTGAAGAAGGCTGCGAATTTGCCTTCATGGAAGTTAGCTCCCACGGGATTGCCCAAAACAGAATCGAAGGGCTTCATTTTAAGATCGCAGGTTTCACCAATCTTACCCACGATCACCTGGATTATCATAAAACGTTTGACGAATATCTGAAAACGAAGAAAAGGTTTTTCGATGAACTCGATCATACAGCCGTTGCCATTACCAATGTAGATGATAAAAACGGAAATGTCATGCTTCAGAATACGAAGGCTGCTAAAAAGTCCTATGCCCTGAAAACCATGGCCGATTATCATGGAAAACTCCTGGAAGTTGACTTCAACGGAATGCTGCTGAATTTCAACGGAAAAGAATTTTGGACAACTCTTACAGGAAAATTCAATGTATACAATCTACTGTTGGTATTCGGAATTGCTGCTGAGCTTGGCTTTGAGCAGGAAAAAATCCTTCAGGCCATCAGTCAGTTAAAAAGGGTTTCCGGAAGATTTGAAACCTTCAAATCGGATGGCGGAATTTTCTTCATTGTAGATTATGCCCATACTCCGGATGCCCTGGAAAATATTCTGGACAGCATCAACGATATCCGAACCAAAAACGAAAGGTTAATCACCGTTTTTGGCTGTGGCGGTGACCGGGATCATGCAAAAAGACCGGAAATGGGAAATATTGCCACGAAAAAATCGACGTTGGCCATCATCACTTCAGATAACCCGAGAACGGAAGATCCGGCAGCCATCATTAAAGAAATTGAAGCCGGTGTTGAACCGCAGAACTTCAGCAAATACACATCTATTCCGGATCGGAAAGAAGCCATCAAAATGGCCATAAAATTTGCCGAGCCGAAAGACATCGTCCTTGTAGCCGGAAAAGGACACGAAAACTATCAGGAAATCAATGGCGTAAAACATCATTTTGATGATAAAGAAACAATTAATGAGCTTTGGAAATTAATGAGTAAATAA
- a CDS encoding penicillin-binding transpeptidase domain-containing protein, giving the protein MQKQNEYDNKRKKTLRWGYLFAVVALCVFTLFLARIVILQNTNVQEIKDDYINKNYREATLKAARGNLFASDGSILATTVMRYDIYLDFKTMRDTIYTNNIGALTDSLSKMFGKPRGEFRKKFDEQRKKKNQYYTLVKGLDFDQYDRIRKFPIFRRGKNKGGFIVDRNYKRELATSEIGAGTIGMDDGVHTAGLEGAFSKYLRGTDGKRLEQRINSSQWKPIDFWKVQEPIDGEDVYTTLDLRIQDIAHSALQKQLINFEAKHGTVIVMEVATGKVRAMVNLRKTDDGDYVDSYNYALKDNIEPGSTFKTISLLAAMDDGFIDENTTVDVGNGVWVYAKQRISDGHGHGVYDISDVLAKSSNVGSAKLITKYYAEKPQIFLDHLKRWKLFDKMDIELPGITKPRFVTPESKRWNPAALASLAYGYASNINLLQLATFYNGVANNGKMLKPLFIDKIMKDGKVSYTAKPEVMVSKMASEKAIRMMTHALTKAVEKGTGKSIFTPNLKMAGKTGTARFEYWLPGPMKYRASFAGFYPADSPKYTCYVMISEPNTAKGFYGATVAAPVFKEIAGKTFLKTPQNVEKEMLVDKKVNLNKMVEPNVKVAVNHKQMPNVVGLIGKNVIPQLENLGYRVDYKGVGRITEQFPTEGTTISKNQRIYLSLQN; this is encoded by the coding sequence ATGCAAAAGCAAAATGAATACGACAACAAACGTAAGAAAACCTTACGGTGGGGCTACCTCTTCGCAGTGGTGGCTTTGTGCGTGTTTACCCTGTTCCTTGCAAGAATCGTCATCCTTCAGAATACCAACGTCCAGGAAATAAAAGACGATTACATCAACAAAAATTACCGGGAAGCGACCTTAAAAGCCGCCAGAGGGAACCTGTTTGCTTCAGACGGCTCTATCCTTGCCACAACCGTGATGCGGTACGACATTTACCTGGATTTCAAAACAATGAGGGACACGATATACACCAATAATATCGGCGCTCTCACCGATTCTTTGAGCAAAATGTTCGGAAAGCCGAGAGGAGAATTCAGAAAGAAATTTGACGAGCAGCGTAAGAAGAAAAACCAGTATTATACCTTGGTAAAAGGCCTGGATTTCGATCAGTATGACAGGATCCGTAAATTCCCGATTTTCAGAAGAGGTAAAAACAAAGGCGGTTTCATCGTAGACCGCAACTACAAAAGAGAACTTGCCACCTCGGAGATCGGAGCAGGAACTATCGGGATGGACGACGGTGTACACACAGCCGGTCTTGAAGGTGCTTTCTCAAAATACTTAAGAGGCACAGACGGCAAAAGACTGGAACAGAGAATCAATTCATCCCAATGGAAACCAATTGACTTCTGGAAAGTTCAGGAACCGATCGACGGTGAAGATGTATATACGACTTTAGACCTTCGGATTCAGGACATTGCGCACTCTGCATTACAGAAACAGCTGATTAATTTCGAAGCGAAACACGGAACCGTGATTGTCATGGAAGTGGCAACCGGGAAAGTCCGCGCTATGGTAAATCTAAGAAAAACCGACGATGGTGATTATGTGGATTCCTATAACTACGCCCTGAAAGATAATATAGAACCGGGTTCCACTTTTAAAACCATTTCTCTGCTTGCCGCAATGGATGATGGATTTATCGACGAAAACACAACCGTGGATGTAGGAAACGGTGTCTGGGTATATGCCAAACAGCGGATTTCAGACGGTCACGGTCACGGGGTGTATGACATCAGTGATGTGCTGGCCAAATCCAGCAACGTAGGTTCCGCAAAATTAATTACGAAATACTACGCCGAAAAGCCACAGATTTTCCTGGATCACCTGAAACGATGGAAATTATTCGACAAAATGGATATCGAGCTTCCGGGAATCACCAAACCCCGGTTTGTAACCCCGGAAAGCAAAAGATGGAATCCTGCAGCCCTTGCATCCCTGGCGTATGGATATGCTTCCAACATCAATTTATTGCAGTTAGCCACTTTCTACAACGGGGTTGCCAACAACGGTAAAATGCTGAAGCCTCTTTTCATCGATAAAATTATGAAAGACGGCAAGGTATCGTATACGGCAAAACCTGAAGTGATGGTAAGCAAAATGGCTTCTGAAAAAGCGATCAGGATGATGACCCACGCGCTTACCAAAGCCGTTGAAAAGGGAACCGGAAAAAGCATCTTTACTCCTAACCTGAAAATGGCCGGGAAAACCGGAACCGCAAGGTTTGAATACTGGCTGCCCGGTCCGATGAAGTACCGCGCCTCATTCGCCGGCTTCTACCCTGCGGATAGTCCGAAATACACCTGCTATGTGATGATCAGCGAACCGAATACTGCGAAAGGCTTTTACGGAGCTACCGTTGCCGCACCGGTATTTAAGGAAATCGCAGGGAAAACCTTCCTAAAGACACCACAGAATGTTGAAAAAGAAATGCTGGTCGACAAAAAGGTAAACCTCAACAAGATGGTGGAACCGAATGTAAAAGTCGCCGTAAATCATAAACAGATGCCTAATGTAGTGGGATTAATCGGTAAAAACGTAATTCCGCAGCTGGAAAACCTGGGCTACCGGGTAGATTATAAAGGAGTCGGCAGAATTACGGAACAGTTTCCGACGGAAGGGACGACCATCAGCAAAAACCAGCGGATTTATTTATCCCTGCAGAATTAA
- a CDS encoding four helix bundle protein, whose translation MMENNYNQIFAKRTKALAIRIINDLSDLPYSDKVSVIRKQIFRSATSVAANYRAMCRARSEKEKYAKICIVVEEADETVFWLEVIEEINMISKEIADVLMKECLEILKVTSTYKSKLKSKVA comes from the coding sequence ATGATGGAAAATAATTACAACCAGATTTTTGCCAAGAGAACAAAGGCTTTAGCAATAAGAATAATCAATGACTTATCAGACTTGCCATATTCTGATAAGGTATCTGTAATCAGAAAACAAATATTTCGTTCAGCAACTTCGGTAGCAGCAAATTACAGAGCAATGTGCAGAGCGAGATCTGAGAAGGAGAAATACGCTAAAATCTGTATCGTTGTTGAAGAAGCTGATGAGACAGTATTTTGGCTTGAAGTCATTGAAGAAATAAATATGATTTCTAAAGAGATTGCAGATGTTCTCATGAAAGAATGTTTAGAAATTTTAAAAGTAACATCAACTTATAAAAGTAAATTAAAGAGTAAAGTAGCATAA